One Leishmania infantum JPCM5 genome chromosome 26 genomic window carries:
- a CDS encoding putative asparagine synthetase a has translation MSSSPQEYIDLQTRILRVKTIFAEELASALNLIQVECPMLACVGDGTQDNLSGVEKAVQVHVKEIPGANYEVVHSLAKWKRMTLGNHRFPVGRGIFTNMRALRVEETLDNIHSVYVDQWDWERVIAPADRCLEYLQATVRSLYEVLRETESRLCTEFPDIAPILPDSIKFVHTEQLLKRYPELDPKSREREAVKKLGAVFLIGIGCKLSHGDHHDVRAPDYDDWSSPVSVDSSKIGFPTADDEKPSVNTIMSLQGLNGDILVYNPVLDDVLELSSMGIRVDQEALRRQLEITGTSDRLQCRWHQCVLNGDLPQTIGGGIGQSRTVMFMLRKRHIGEVQCSVWPHEVTAQYSLL, from the coding sequence ATGTCGTCCAGTCCGCAGGAGTACATTGATCTCCAGACCCGCATTTTGAGGGTGAAAACGATCTTCGCCGAGGAGCTCGCCAGTGCCTTGAATCTGATCCAGGTGGAGTGCCCCATGCTCGCCTGCGTCGGCGATGGCACACAGGACAACCTCTCGGGTGTGGAGAAAGCAGTGCAGGTGCACGTGAAAGAGATCCCGGGGGCGAATTACGAGGTAGTGCACTCGCTCGCCAAGTGGAAGCGCATGACCCTCGGCAATCACAGGTTCCCCGTTGGCAGGGGCATCTTTACCAACATGCGCGCCCTGCGTGTCGAAGAAACCCTGGATAACATCCACTCCGTCTACGTCGACCAGTGGGACTGGGAGCGCGTCATAGCGCCGGCGGACCGCTGCCTCGAGTACCTGCAGGCCACTGTTCGCTCTCTCtacgaggtgctgcgcgagacgGAGAGTCGCTTGTGCACCGAGTTCCCGGACATTGCCCCGATTCTGCCGGATTCGATCAAGTTCGTGCACaccgagcagctgctgaaaCGCTATCCGGAGCTGGACCCCAAGTCGCGCGAGCGTGAAGCCGTCAAGAAGCTCGGTGCGGTTTTCCTGATCGGCATCGGCTGCAAGCTGAGCCACGGCGACCACCACGACGTGCGTGCTCCGGACTACGATGACTGGTCGTCGCCGGTGTCCGTCGACTCCTCCAAGATCGGCTTTCCGACTGCCGACGACGAGAAGCCCTCGGTGAATACCATCATGTCCTTGCAGGGCCTTAACGGCGACATCCTGGTGTACAACCCGGTTCTCGATGATGTGCTCGAACTGAGCAGCATGGGCATCCGTGTTGACCAGGAGgcactgcgccgccagctggAGATCACCGGCACCAGCGACCGCCTCCAGTGCAGGTGGCACCAGTGCGTGCTGAACGGAGACCTGCCTCAAACCATCGGCGGCGGTATCGGCCAGAGTCGCACAGTCATGTTCATGCTCCGAAAGAGGCACATCGGCGAGGTACAGTGCAGCGTGTGGCCCCACGAGGTCACGGCGCAGTACTCTTTATTGTAA
- a CDS encoding putative glutathione peroxidase-like protein — protein MSIYDFKVNGSDHQPYDLGQHKGHPLLIYNVASKCGFTKGGYETATTLYNKYKHLGFTVLAFPCNQFAGQEPGTEEEVKEFACTRFKAEFPIMEKVCVNGEHEHPLYHYLKSKCKGILGTTFVKWNFTAFLVDKDGHPVCRFAPGATVSEIEKKLLPLLQADSDGAKVLSSTQS, from the coding sequence ATGTCTATCTACGACTTCAAGGTCAACGGCAGCGACCACCAGCCATACGACCTTGGCCAGCACAAGGGCCATCCGCTTCTCATCTACAACGTAGCCAGCAAGTGCGGCTTCACCAAGGGCGGCTACGAGACAGCCACGACGCTATACAACAAGTACAAGCATCTCGGCTTCACGGTACTGGCGTTCCCGTGCAACCAGTTCGCCGGTCAGGAACCTGgaacagaggaggaggtgaaggagtTCGCCTGCACGCGTTTCAAGGCTGAGTTCCCCATTATGGAGAAGGTCTGTGTCAACGGCGAGCACGAGCACCCGCTGTACCACTACTTGAAGAGCAAGTGCAAGGGTATCCTCGGCACGACGTTTGTGAAGTGGAACTTCACGGCGTTCCTGGTGGACAAGGACGGCCATCCCGTGTGCCGCTTCGCGCCCGGTGCGACGGTGTCCGAAATCGAGAAGAAGTTGCTGCCGCTACTGCAGGCTGACAGTGACGGTGCAAAGGTGTTGTCAAGCACTCAGTCGTGA